The following proteins are encoded in a genomic region of Methylovorus glucosotrophus:
- a CDS encoding alpha/beta hydrolase produces the protein MLEKITLEPQALATASIIWLHGLGADGHDFVPIAEELDLPQVRYIFPHAPVRPISLNNGYPMRGWYDIFGLGLDSQQDEAGIRAMQAEIETLVQDEIARGIPAERIVLAGFSQGGAMALQTALRYSHRLAGVLALSTYLPLKQTLANEKHAANQATPIFMAHGTDDSVILPATAAISRDVFRENGYALEWHTYDMPHSVCAEEIDDIRQFLQRVLR, from the coding sequence ATGCTCGAAAAAATCACCCTGGAACCTCAAGCGCTGGCGACCGCCAGCATTATCTGGCTGCATGGCCTGGGCGCCGATGGTCATGATTTCGTGCCGATTGCCGAGGAGCTGGACTTGCCGCAAGTGCGGTATATTTTTCCGCATGCGCCGGTACGGCCTATCAGTCTCAACAATGGCTACCCCATGCGCGGCTGGTACGATATTTTTGGCCTGGGGCTGGATAGCCAGCAGGATGAAGCGGGCATACGCGCCATGCAGGCCGAGATCGAAACCCTTGTTCAGGATGAAATAGCGCGTGGAATCCCGGCTGAGCGTATTGTACTGGCGGGCTTTTCACAGGGGGGCGCCATGGCGCTGCAAACAGCATTGCGCTACTCGCATCGACTGGCTGGCGTGCTCGCGCTCTCGACTTATTTACCACTCAAGCAGACATTGGCTAATGAGAAACACGCCGCCAACCAGGCGACGCCCATTTTCATGGCGCACGGCACGGACGATAGCGTGATTCTGCCGGCGACGGCGGCTATCTCGCGGGATGTATTCCGGGAGAATGGCTATGCGCTGGAATGGCATACCTACGACATGCCGCATAGCGTATGCGCCGAAGAAATTGACGACATCCGCCAGTTTTTGCAGCGCGTGCTGCGTTAA